From a region of the Fusobacterium sp. FSA-380-WT-3A genome:
- a CDS encoding sodium/glutamate symporter — protein sequence MTSAMLTDFLKSLGLLGAFLLLGVFIRANVKIFQKTFIPAGVIGGFLLLILGPQCINILPVPGEWFKIYSLLPGVLIVPVVAAVPLGLNIGSGKSTDSDVLKNVIPLIGIGVGVSMLQFAVGYGTHVLFSGQDLYDVFGIELAIGFVGGHGAAGTLGNILSELNLPYWQTSQGVGITTATFGIVGGILIGIGLINWAARHGHTALLKKPADIPEPLRIGYQKDMAKQNSIGRETTLSSSIDTVAFHAAIIFLDCGLAYMVLSFMKKTKIPVLSSISVWAYAMILMFIIWGIIRKLNLNYLIDDKVKSKISGSFTEYAVIAAIASLPIKAVAAYIVPILVMVIVGYIVTTGILFIFCKKYLKGYWFEQMIGTFGMSTGVFLTGVLLLRVCDPNLESPALANYSLSYTVTSIIYFAMLNLFIMLPMSSGAGVTALVATGIGVVILLLTVVSSKILFGKEFKGN from the coding sequence ATGACTAGTGCAATGTTAACAGATTTTTTAAAGAGTTTAGGACTTCTTGGAGCTTTTTTACTTTTAGGTGTATTTATAAGAGCTAATGTAAAAATTTTCCAAAAAACATTTATACCTGCAGGGGTAATAGGTGGATTTTTACTTTTAATATTAGGACCTCAATGTATAAATATTTTACCTGTTCCAGGTGAATGGTTTAAAATTTATTCTTTACTTCCAGGAGTATTAATAGTACCAGTAGTTGCTGCAGTTCCTTTAGGATTAAATATAGGAAGTGGAAAAAGTACAGATTCTGATGTTTTAAAAAATGTAATTCCATTAATAGGAATAGGTGTTGGAGTTTCTATGCTTCAATTTGCTGTAGGATATGGAACTCATGTATTATTTTCTGGTCAAGATTTATATGATGTATTTGGAATAGAATTAGCAATAGGATTTGTTGGAGGACATGGAGCAGCAGGAACATTAGGTAATATTCTTTCTGAATTAAATTTACCATATTGGCAAACTTCACAAGGTGTGGGAATAACAACAGCTACATTTGGAATTGTTGGAGGAATATTAATAGGAATAGGATTAATAAACTGGGCAGCTCGTCATGGACATACAGCTTTATTAAAGAAACCAGCTGATATTCCAGAGCCTCTTCGTATTGGATATCAAAAAGATATGGCAAAACAAAATTCAATAGGACGTGAAACAACATTATCATCTTCAATAGATACCGTGGCTTTTCATGCTGCTATAATATTTTTAGATTGTGGGTTAGCATATATGGTTTTATCATTTATGAAAAAAACTAAAATACCAGTATTAAGTAGTATTTCAGTATGGGCTTACGCGATGATATTAATGTTTATTATTTGGGGAATAATAAGAAAATTAAATTTAAATTATTTAATAGATGATAAAGTAAAAAGTAAAATTTCAGGTTCTTTTACAGAGTATGCTGTAATAGCTGCAATAGCAAGTTTACCTATAAAAGCAGTAGCTGCTTATATAGTTCCAATTCTTGTTATGGTAATTGTTGGTTATATAGTAACAACAGGTATTTTATTTATATTCTGTAAAAAATATTTAAAAGGATATTGGTTTGAACAAATGATTGGTACTTTTGGAATGAGTACAGGAGTATTTTTAACAGGAGTATTATTACTTCGTGTATGTGACCCTAACTTAGAAAGTCCAGCACTAGCTAACTATTCATTATCTTATACAGTAACAAGTATAATTTATTTTGCTATGCTAAACTTATTTATTATGTTACCAATGTCTTCTGGAGCAGGAGTAACAGCATTAGTTGCTACAGGTATAGGAGTTGTAATTCTTTTACTTACTGTTGTAAGTAGTAAAATTCTATTTGGAAAAGAATTTAAAGGAAATTAA
- the aroE gene encoding shikimate dehydrogenase has product MKKKLGLIGEKLGHSLSPQLHKEILKNLNLQYDYSLIELKENQLEEFLKKDIYNYLGVNITIPYKLKSMKFVEVSKEAQEIGAINTIFVKDNKLFGYNTDYFGFKRMLEENNIFIQEQDTFILGAGGGARAVIKYFLDKNVKSITIVVRNIQKAKTQLNSLIKDRKNINFIDFDTLEKGNYKGYIIVNCTPVGMYPNVDVSPITKNTSKNFENSVDLIYNPLETKFLKFARENNKNSLNGMYMLVAQGVASEEIWHNTVISRDIIKKIIINFK; this is encoded by the coding sequence ATGAAAAAAAAATTAGGATTGATTGGAGAAAAATTAGGACATAGCCTTTCTCCTCAACTTCACAAAGAAATTTTAAAAAATTTAAATCTTCAATATGATTATTCTCTTATTGAATTAAAAGAAAATCAGTTGGAAGAATTTTTAAAAAAAGATATATATAATTATTTAGGTGTAAATATAACTATTCCATATAAATTAAAATCCATGAAATTTGTAGAAGTTTCAAAAGAAGCTCAAGAGATAGGAGCTATAAATACAATATTTGTAAAAGATAATAAATTATTTGGTTATAACACAGATTATTTTGGATTTAAAAGAATGCTAGAAGAAAATAATATTTTTATACAGGAACAAGATACTTTTATTTTAGGTGCTGGTGGTGGAGCTAGAGCAGTTATAAAATATTTCTTAGATAAAAATGTAAAATCTATAACAATAGTTGTCAGAAATATTCAAAAGGCTAAAACTCAGTTAAATTCTCTTATAAAAGATAGAAAAAATATAAATTTTATAGATTTTGATACTTTAGAAAAAGGAAATTACAAAGGATATATTATTGTAAATTGTACTCCTGTTGGAATGTATCCTAATGTAGATGTTTCGCCTATTACAAAAAATACTTCTAAAAATTTTGAAAACTCTGTAGATTTAATTTACAATCCATTGGAAACAAAATTTTTAAAATTCGCTAGAGAAAATAATAAAAACTCTTTAAATGGTATGTATATGTTAGTTGCTCAAGGGGTAGCCTCTGAAGAAATATGGCACAACACAGTTATATCTAGAGATATAATTAAAAAAATAATAATAAACTTTAAATAA
- the aroC gene encoding chorismate synthase: MSNCFGEKIKVTIYGESHGKSIGCIIDGLPAGIQLDFNFINKELERRAPGKNKFSTQRKEKDNFIIESGYFNDRTTGTPLCVRIENNDTQSKDYSILKSLMRPSHGDYPGNIKYKGFNDYRGGGSFSGRITAPLVFVGAISKLILKNYGIYIGAHILSIKDIEDKKFNPLGEDREFLEKLLEKDFPVIDDNKISLMKDEILKAKEEKNSIGGIVECIVNNIPVGLGSPFFDSVESKISHGIFSIPSIKAIEFGEGFNISKLYGNEANDEFYFDKNQKVKTKTNNNGGILGGLTTGMPIIFRVAIKPTPSISLPQNTINITTKENEILEIHGRHDPCIVPRVVPVIEGITAWIILDMILSN; this comes from the coding sequence ATGAGCAATTGTTTTGGAGAAAAAATTAAAGTTACAATTTATGGAGAATCTCATGGAAAATCTATAGGTTGTATTATAGATGGGCTTCCTGCTGGTATTCAATTAGATTTTAATTTTATAAATAAAGAATTAGAAAGAAGAGCCCCTGGAAAAAATAAATTTTCCACTCAAAGGAAAGAAAAAGATAATTTTATTATAGAAAGTGGTTATTTTAATGACAGAACTACTGGTACTCCCCTTTGTGTAAGAATAGAAAATAATGATACTCAATCAAAAGATTATAGCATTTTAAAAAGTCTAATGCGTCCATCACATGGAGATTATCCAGGAAATATAAAATATAAAGGATTTAATGATTATAGAGGTGGAGGGAGTTTTTCTGGAAGAATTACAGCTCCATTAGTTTTTGTAGGTGCAATTTCAAAACTTATACTAAAAAATTATGGAATATATATAGGAGCTCATATTTTAAGTATAAAGGATATTGAAGATAAAAAGTTTAATCCATTAGGTGAAGATAGAGAGTTTTTAGAAAAACTTTTGGAAAAAGATTTCCCTGTAATTGATGATAATAAAATTTCTCTTATGAAAGATGAAATTTTAAAAGCTAAAGAGGAAAAAAATTCTATTGGTGGAATTGTTGAATGTATTGTAAATAATATTCCTGTTGGTCTTGGTTCTCCTTTTTTCGATTCAGTAGAAAGTAAAATTTCTCATGGAATTTTCTCAATTCCAAGTATAAAGGCCATTGAATTTGGAGAGGGTTTCAATATTTCAAAACTTTATGGAAATGAAGCTAATGATGAATTTTATTTTGATAAAAATCAAAAAGTTAAAACTAAAACAAATAATAATGGGGGAATATTAGGAGGACTTACAACTGGTATGCCTATAATTTTTAGAGTTGCCATAAAGCCAACTCCCTCTATATCTTTGCCACAAAATACAATAAATATAACAACAAAAGAAAATGAAATTTTAGAAATTCATGGCAGACACGACCCTTGTATAGTTCCAAGAGTGGTTCCTGTTATAGAAGGAATTACTGCTTGGATAATTTTAGATATGATTCTTTCTAATTGA
- a CDS encoding threonine/serine dehydratase, which produces MVNLEEIKKAKERIEKYTIKTPVIRMENLDEIVGCKVYIKAECMQKTNSFKIRGALNKMLTMSEEELKCGVVAASSGNHGKGVAFVAQLLGIKATIVVPDNAPSIKVNGIKSYGAEVVQCPYDERHNVANKLSKEQGYSIVHPYDDYNIIAGQGTIGLEILEQLPDVDYVVVPIGGGGLIGGIATAIKESNPNVKVIGIEPECMCRYTKSFAKGEPVLLPSTHSIADAILTLTPGKKNYPIVKKYVDNIVTVEEDKIAQGTIQLLTKGKVLAEFSSAIGIAAGLLGKLPVNKDSKVCFVISGGNIDIDTVLNQM; this is translated from the coding sequence ATGGTAAACTTAGAAGAAATAAAAAAGGCTAAAGAAAGAATTGAGAAATATACTATAAAAACTCCAGTTATAAGAATGGAAAATTTAGATGAAATAGTAGGATGTAAAGTATATATAAAGGCTGAGTGTATGCAAAAAACTAACTCTTTTAAAATAAGAGGAGCTTTAAACAAAATGCTTACTATGTCTGAAGAAGAATTAAAATGTGGAGTTGTAGCTGCTTCTTCTGGAAATCATGGAAAAGGAGTGGCTTTTGTAGCTCAATTATTGGGAATAAAGGCAACTATAGTAGTGCCAGATAATGCTCCATCAATAAAAGTTAATGGAATAAAATCTTATGGAGCTGAAGTTGTTCAATGTCCTTATGATGAAAGACATAATGTTGCAAATAAATTAAGCAAGGAACAAGGATATTCGATAGTTCATCCTTATGACGATTATAATATTATAGCAGGACAAGGAACAATTGGATTAGAGATTTTAGAACAACTTCCAGATGTAGATTATGTAGTGGTTCCAATTGGTGGTGGAGGACTTATTGGAGGAATAGCTACTGCTATAAAAGAAAGTAATCCAAATGTTAAAGTTATAGGTATTGAGCCTGAATGTATGTGTAGATATACAAAAAGTTTTGCTAAGGGAGAACCAGTTTTATTACCATCAACTCACTCTATAGCTGATGCTATATTAACTCTTACACCAGGTAAGAAAAATTATCCAATTGTCAAAAAATATGTTGATAATATAGTAACAGTAGAGGAAGATAAAATTGCTCAAGGAACTATTCAATTACTTACTAAGGGAAAAGTTTTGGCAGAATTTTCATCAGCCATTGGAATAGCTGCAGGTTTACTAGGAAAACTTCCTGTTAATAAAGATTCTAAAGTTTGTTTTGTAATTTCTGGCGGAAATATAGATATAGATACTGTTTTAAATCAAATGTAA
- a CDS encoding ROK family protein: MILGAIEAGGTKFVCGIGNENGEILERASFPTETPEITLGKVVEFFKGKNIERLGIGSFGPIDVNPNSKTYGYITKTPKLAWTDCDVLGYLKKYLDVPMYFDTDVNGAALGEATWGAAQGLENCLYLTIGTGIGGGALVSGKLVHGMLHPEMGHIMVKRHEKDNYQGKCPFHKDCLEGMAAGPAIEERWGKKAYDLPVDHEAWDMEAYYIAQGVVNFILILSPEKIILGGGVMKQQQLFPKIREKVVEMLKGYVQTKEILENIDDYIVYPKLGDNAGLLGAMALTLQK, translated from the coding sequence ATGATATTAGGAGCAATAGAAGCTGGTGGAACAAAATTTGTTTGTGGAATTGGAAATGAAAATGGGGAAATTTTAGAAAGAGCAAGTTTTCCTACTGAAACACCTGAAATTACTTTAGGAAAGGTAGTGGAATTTTTTAAAGGAAAAAATATAGAAAGATTAGGTATAGGTTCTTTTGGACCAATTGATGTTAATCCAAATTCTAAAACTTATGGATACATTACTAAAACTCCAAAATTAGCTTGGACTGATTGTGATGTATTGGGATATTTAAAAAAATATTTAGATGTGCCAATGTATTTTGATACAGATGTAAATGGTGCAGCCTTGGGAGAGGCAACTTGGGGGGCAGCTCAAGGTTTAGAAAATTGTCTTTATTTAACTATTGGAACAGGAATTGGTGGAGGAGCTTTAGTTTCTGGAAAATTAGTTCACGGAATGTTGCATCCAGAGATGGGACATATAATGGTTAAAAGACATGAAAAAGATAATTATCAAGGAAAATGTCCTTTCCATAAAGATTGTTTAGAGGGAATGGCAGCTGGACCAGCTATAGAAGAGAGATGGGGGAAAAAAGCTTACGATTTACCTGTTGACCACGAAGCTTGGGATATGGAAGCCTATTATATTGCCCAAGGTGTTGTAAATTTCATATTAATATTATCACCAGAAAAAATAATTTTAGGTGGTGGAGTAATGAAACAACAACAATTATTCCCAAAAATTAGAGAAAAAGTAGTAGAAATGTTAAAAGGTTATGTACAAACTAAAGAGATATTGGAAAATATTGACGACTATATAGTTTATCCAAAACTTGGAGATAATGCTGGACTTTTAGGAGCTATGGCCTTAACATTACAAAAATAA
- a CDS encoding ABC transporter substrate-binding protein: MCLKKIVRNLFIGSLILLSFGCGKKEEKIEIGITQIVEHAALDSAVTGFVEALKDNGFDESKVNFEFQNAQGDFGTAQTIAQSFTQSKKDLVLAVSTPSAQAMYNSSKDIPILITAVTDPKAVGLTGKNISGTTDMPPLEKQVELIKLLLPNAKKIGFLYNTSEENSRVFLQKFRSITDANGLEIVEKGVTNVNEVGQALDILLENVDLLYTPSDNTVTSSISLISEKAKNKNIPMITSDDVQFNAGGLATESIDFKSLGYQTGLMAIEILKGEKIENMPIQGPKETKLMINQEIAKKLNVNIPQELIDRL; this comes from the coding sequence ATGTGTTTAAAAAAAATAGTTAGAAATTTATTTATAGGAAGTTTGATATTGTTGAGTTTTGGTTGTGGAAAAAAAGAAGAAAAAATAGAAATTGGAATTACACAGATAGTAGAACATGCTGCTCTTGATTCAGCTGTAACTGGATTTGTAGAAGCCCTAAAAGATAATGGTTTTGATGAATCAAAAGTAAATTTTGAATTTCAAAATGCTCAAGGTGATTTTGGAACAGCTCAAACAATTGCTCAATCATTTACACAAAGTAAAAAAGATTTAGTCTTGGCTGTTTCTACCCCATCAGCTCAAGCAATGTATAATTCTTCAAAGGATATTCCTATTTTAATAACAGCAGTTACTGACCCTAAAGCTGTTGGACTTACAGGAAAAAATATATCAGGAACAACTGATATGCCTCCATTAGAAAAACAAGTTGAATTAATAAAATTATTATTACCTAATGCTAAAAAAATAGGATTTTTATACAATACTAGTGAAGAAAACTCAAGAGTTTTTTTACAAAAATTTAGAAGTATAACTGATGCTAATGGATTAGAGATAGTTGAAAAAGGTGTTACAAATGTAAATGAAGTAGGGCAAGCATTAGATATTTTATTAGAAAATGTAGATTTATTATATACTCCAAGTGATAATACAGTTACTTCATCAATTAGTTTAATCTCCGAAAAAGCAAAAAATAAAAATATACCAATGATAACTTCAGATGATGTACAATTTAATGCTGGTGGACTTGCTACAGAATCTATTGATTTTAAATCATTAGGATATCAAACAGGCCTTATGGCTATTGAAATATTAAAAGGTGAAAAAATAGAAAATATGCCTATTCAAGGACCAAAAGAAACAAAATTAATGATTAATCAAGAGATTGCTAAAAAATTAAATGTAAATATTCCACAAGAATTAATAGATAGATTATAA
- a CDS encoding aspartate dehydrogenase domain-containing protein, with protein MSKIGIIGFGKIGQTIGKHINRKENHKLSFIQDPFFTPNEEYKEILIKEYNEDLYKETDLIVEAATADVLKENIENILKYSDLLTLSVTAFSDEEFTEKVKELCKKYNRHVYFPHGAILGMDGLFDAHSIVNKVTIETIKNPKSLNRTDVERTIVYEGTTREACKLYPRNVNVHATVALAGIGFDKTYSKIISDPEVSTNSHRIHIEGEGIEFTLEISSFSTGGVTGLYTPISACGSIDRIIDKEKWYMFV; from the coding sequence ATGTCTAAAATAGGTATTATAGGTTTTGGAAAAATCGGACAAACTATAGGAAAACATATAAATAGAAAAGAAAATCATAAATTAAGTTTCATACAAGACCCTTTCTTTACTCCTAATGAAGAGTATAAAGAAATTCTTATAAAAGAATATAATGAAGATTTATACAAAGAAACTGATTTAATAGTAGAAGCTGCTACTGCTGATGTACTAAAAGAAAATATAGAAAATATTTTAAAATATTCTGATTTATTAACTTTATCTGTAACTGCTTTCTCTGATGAAGAATTTACAGAAAAAGTAAAAGAATTATGTAAAAAATATAATAGACATGTATATTTCCCACATGGAGCTATTTTAGGAATGGACGGACTTTTTGATGCTCACTCAATAGTAAATAAAGTTACTATTGAAACTATTAAAAATCCTAAAAGTTTAAATAGAACTGATGTAGAAAGAACTATTGTTTATGAGGGAACTACTAGAGAAGCTTGTAAACTTTACCCTAGAAATGTAAATGTCCACGCTACTGTTGCTTTAGCTGGAATTGGTTTTGATAAAACTTATTCTAAAATAATATCTGACCCAGAAGTTTCAACTAACTCTCATAGAATTCATATTGAGGGAGAGGGAATTGAATTTACTCTAGAAATAAGTAGTTTTTCTACTGGTGGAGTAACAGGATTATATACTCCTATTTCTGCTTGTGGAAGTATTGATAGAATAATCGATAAAGAAAAATGGTATATGTTTGTATAA
- a CDS encoding CRISPR-associated endonuclease Cas6, whose amino-acid sequence MKIVEIFFKSNKKFKGRDAEKLRGFMAHHFSDIIEFHNHKDELSFNYKSSIIQYRVINGELSILGVEKGADLLLEHCQNINELEIGGEKISVIPETKVSFSNLEIADRPIYRYKFDSLWFALNSENYMRFLNGELSLERQLANNIIEFFKMCGIWADKQIIVEGEFNSEPLIQKDTQINCFYGEFVTNVNLPDSISLGKRKSIGLGRIKKIA is encoded by the coding sequence ATGAAAATAGTAGAAATTTTTTTTAAATCTAACAAAAAATTTAAAGGAAGAGATGCAGAGAAATTAAGAGGATTTATGGCTCATCATTTTAGTGATATTATTGAATTTCATAACCATAAAGATGAATTATCTTTTAATTACAAATCATCTATCATTCAATATAGAGTTATTAATGGAGAATTATCTATTTTAGGAGTAGAAAAAGGAGCAGATTTATTGTTAGAACATTGTCAAAATATTAACGAATTGGAAATTGGTGGGGAAAAAATTTCTGTAATTCCAGAAACAAAAGTTTCTTTCAGTAATTTAGAAATTGCTGATAGACCAATATATAGATATAAATTTGATTCTTTATGGTTTGCTCTTAATAGTGAAAATTATATGAGATTTTTAAATGGAGAACTTTCCTTAGAAAGACAACTTGCGAATAATATAATTGAATTTTTCAAAATGTGTGGTATTTGGGCTGATAAACAAATAATTGTAGAGGGGGAATTTAATTCTGAACCTCTTATCCAAAAAGATACTCAAATAAATTGTTTTTACGGAGAATTTGTAACTAATGTAAATCTTCCTGATAGTATAAGTCTTGGAAAAAGAAAAAGTATAGGACTTGGAAGAATTAAAAAAATTGCATAA
- the aroQ gene encoding type II 3-dehydroquinate dehydratase, translating into MKILVINGPNINMLGIREKNIYGDKTYEDLIKKIEKEASLLNCQVDFKQSNYEGEIVEFIQKAYGIYNGIIINPAAYTHYSIAILDALKSVDIPTVEVHISNIHARDEFRKKSVTSEGCIGQISGFGFNSYTLALRALVENK; encoded by the coding sequence ATGAAAATTCTTGTAATAAATGGACCTAATATAAATATGTTGGGTATTAGAGAAAAAAATATATACGGAGATAAAACTTATGAGGACCTTATAAAGAAAATTGAAAAAGAAGCCTCTCTTCTTAATTGTCAAGTTGACTTTAAACAAAGTAATTACGAGGGAGAAATTGTAGAATTTATCCAAAAAGCCTATGGAATTTATAATGGAATTATAATAAATCCAGCAGCCTATACTCACTATAGTATAGCCATTCTTGATGCCTTAAAAAGTGTAGACATTCCTACTGTAGAAGTTCATATAAGTAATATTCATGCAAGAGATGAGTTTAGAAAAAAATCTGTAACTTCTGAAGGATGTATAGGTCAAATATCTGGTTTTGGATTTAATAGTTATACATTAGCTCTTAGAGCATTAGTAGAAAATAAATAA
- a CDS encoding MurR/RpiR family transcriptional regulator — MTIEERIKGAKLTKNEKKVLEFILQNIDRACYMTSSEIAKELNLGDTSVIRMAKSLGFLGYGEFKKRLTVEMLEKTSTKINPNLPFEKIKVTDSIELEKIPELVYQNIQYNLLNDYNRNTPNNYIEVAKKIVNSNKVYVAGFRNTYGFANYFSTILSHIIPGVIQFNNIGFEDLAIDMNEKDLLVLFSLPRYSQNALQITKIAKECKCPIVVITNQLISPVTEGANYVLTHNINSLSFANSVVGISLTMEILISLINKLAGEKGKKRLEKLEEYISKSKMF; from the coding sequence ATGACAATTGAAGAAAGAATAAAAGGAGCTAAACTTACTAAAAATGAAAAAAAAGTTTTAGAGTTTATACTTCAAAATATAGACAGAGCTTGTTATATGACATCTAGCGAAATTGCAAAAGAATTAAATTTAGGAGATACTTCTGTTATAAGAATGGCAAAATCTTTAGGATTTTTAGGATATGGAGAATTTAAAAAAAGATTAACAGTAGAAATGTTAGAAAAAACTTCTACAAAAATAAATCCTAATCTTCCTTTTGAAAAAATAAAAGTTACAGATTCTATTGAATTAGAAAAAATTCCTGAATTGGTTTATCAAAATATACAGTACAATCTTTTAAATGATTATAACAGAAATACTCCAAATAATTATATTGAAGTAGCAAAAAAAATAGTCAATTCCAATAAAGTTTATGTGGCTGGTTTCCGTAACACTTATGGTTTCGCAAATTATTTTTCAACTATTTTATCTCATATAATTCCTGGAGTAATTCAATTTAACAATATCGGCTTTGAAGATTTAGCCATTGATATGAACGAAAAGGATTTATTGGTACTTTTTTCTCTACCAAGATATTCTCAAAATGCTTTACAAATAACTAAAATAGCAAAAGAATGTAAATGCCCAATAGTTGTTATTACCAATCAATTAATTTCACCTGTTACAGAAGGAGCAAACTATGTTTTAACTCATAATATCAATTCATTAAGTTTTGCAAATTCTGTTGTAGGTATTAGTCTAACTATGGAAATTCTTATTAGTTTAATAAATAAACTTGCTGGAGAAAAAGGTAAAAAAAGATTGGAAAAATTAGAAGAATATATTTCTAAAAGTAAAATGTTTTAA
- a CDS encoding M20 family metallopeptidase, which produces MTIIDSAKEIQEYLQNVRRKLHENPDISNEEERTAAIIIEELKKLKNFKIHQNIGGYGIIADLEGENPGKTIALRADMDALQIEEETGLSFESKNKGIMHACGHDNHMTMVLGAAYLLSKRREELSGKVRFIFQPAEELPPNGGAKRMIKEGVLEGVDAIFGMHVWPDLPLGKIGIKEGPLMAASDRFWIKIKGKSSHAAKPNEGIDALVAGAQFVTAVQTIVSRNADPMKSIVITLGKMQSGTRYNIVPGECTLEGTCRTFSSELSELTKKRMNEILNGICLLSGCTGEIRYEKGNMAVINKKEMTEYMSDKIKELYGEEALVEVEPAMTAEDFSFYLNEIPGAFVWIGTTGEGEKVWPLHNSHYSPNEGVLWRGAALFAKLALDFNRR; this is translated from the coding sequence ATGACAATTATAGACTCAGCAAAAGAAATTCAAGAATACTTACAAAATGTAAGAAGAAAATTACATGAGAATCCAGACATATCTAATGAAGAAGAAAGAACAGCAGCTATTATAATAGAAGAATTAAAAAAACTAAAAAATTTTAAAATTCACCAGAATATTGGTGGATATGGAATAATAGCAGATTTAGAAGGGGAAAATCCAGGTAAAACGATAGCTCTTAGGGCTGATATGGATGCTTTGCAAATAGAAGAAGAAACAGGACTTTCTTTTGAATCTAAAAATAAAGGAATTATGCATGCTTGTGGTCATGATAATCACATGACAATGGTTTTAGGAGCGGCTTATCTTTTATCTAAAAGAAGAGAGGAACTTTCTGGTAAAGTAAGATTTATATTTCAACCTGCAGAAGAGTTACCTCCAAATGGTGGGGCAAAAAGGATGATAAAAGAAGGAGTTTTGGAAGGAGTAGATGCAATATTTGGAATGCATGTATGGCCTGACCTACCTTTAGGAAAAATTGGAATAAAAGAGGGACCGTTAATGGCTGCGTCAGACCGTTTTTGGATTAAAATAAAAGGAAAATCAAGTCATGCAGCGAAACCTAATGAGGGAATAGATGCTCTGGTAGCAGGGGCTCAGTTTGTAACAGCTGTTCAAACTATTGTAAGTAGAAATGCTGACCCTATGAAATCAATTGTAATAACTCTTGGAAAAATGCAATCTGGAACAAGATATAATATAGTTCCTGGAGAATGTACTTTAGAAGGGACTTGTAGGACATTTTCTTCTGAATTAAGTGAATTAACTAAAAAAAGAATGAATGAAATTCTTAATGGAATATGTCTACTTTCAGGATGTACAGGAGAAATAAGATATGAAAAAGGAAATATGGCTGTTATAAACAAAAAGGAAATGACAGAATATATGTCAGATAAAATAAAAGAACTTTATGGGGAAGAAGCTCTAGTAGAAGTAGAACCAGCTATGACAGCTGAAGATTTTTCTTTTTATTTAAATGAAATTCCAGGAGCTTTTGTTTGGATAGGAACAACAGGAGAGGGTGAAAAAGTATGGCCTTTACATAATAGTCATTACAGTCCAAACGAAGGAGTGTTATGGAGAGGAGCAGCTTTATTTGCAAAATTAGCTTTGGATTTTAATAGAAGATAA
- the cas6 gene encoding CRISPR system precrRNA processing endoribonuclease RAMP protein Cas6, producing MSNIYHNNRYSKQLNLESFLEAPLKDEITIKFLTPTFYKVGSIFIGTDDARYFFKNILTKFKRSSIGNQFKIENLDFSKIIIKEKNIKKIYINTFKVEAIQGEITYKFLDEENINLKEIFNFLGYFSEFSGAGYGCNKGYGQVITNI from the coding sequence GTGTCTAATATATATCATAATAATAGGTATTCAAAGCAATTAAATTTAGAAAGTTTTTTAGAAGCTCCTTTAAAAGATGAGATAACTATAAAATTTTTAACTCCTACATTTTATAAAGTAGGAAGCATTTTTATAGGAACAGATGATGCACGATATTTTTTTAAAAATATTTTAACTAAATTTAAAAGAAGTTCTATAGGAAATCAATTTAAAATAGAGAATTTAGATTTTTCTAAAATAATAATAAAAGAAAAGAATATAAAAAAAATATATATAAATACTTTCAAAGTAGAAGCAATACAAGGGGAGATTACATATAAATTTTTAGATGAGGAAAATATAAATTTAAAAGAAATATTTAATTTCTTAGGATATTTTTCAGAATTTTCAGGAGCTGGGTATGGTTGTAACAAGGGATATGGGCAAGTAATAACAAATATTTAA